A stretch of the Sorangium aterium genome encodes the following:
- a CDS encoding tetratricopeptide repeat protein, which produces MMMLSNCLRRCAFVVTLLAAVPALGAPPPAGASAEAQQAARTKAHEGLKLYGADRWQEAFDVFQEADRLFHAPTLVLYMARCQRKLDRLEAARDLYEQVLGEPLPEDPPTAFLEARKDAETELAGVRAALEAAAVKAPPRAEPAAPAGAEAGGSLVPAGVAFGLGAVGIGVGAVTGLMSLSQVSDIRSGCEGRRCPAELQADADAAATLGHVSTVSFIVGAAAAATGVVLLVVRPGGGSEAAGAPAAAGGPPRAPRGVVWSAGVGLGRIELQGKF; this is translated from the coding sequence ATGATGATGCTCTCGAACTGTCTTCGCCGGTGTGCGTTCGTTGTGACGTTGCTGGCTGCCGTGCCGGCGCTCGGGGCGCCTCCGCCCGCCGGCGCCTCGGCCGAGGCGCAGCAGGCCGCCCGGACCAAGGCGCACGAGGGGCTCAAGCTGTACGGCGCGGACCGCTGGCAGGAGGCGTTCGACGTCTTCCAGGAGGCGGATCGCCTCTTTCATGCGCCGACGCTGGTGCTCTACATGGCGCGGTGCCAGCGCAAGCTCGACCGCCTGGAGGCCGCGCGCGACCTGTACGAGCAGGTCCTCGGCGAGCCGCTCCCGGAGGATCCGCCGACCGCGTTCCTCGAGGCGCGGAAGGACGCCGAGACCGAGCTCGCGGGCGTGCGCGCCGCGCTGGAGGCGGCCGCGGTGAAGGCGCCGCCCCGCGCCGAGCCCGCGGCGCCGGCAGGCGCGGAGGCCGGCGGCTCGCTGGTCCCCGCCGGCGTCGCGTTCGGGCTCGGGGCGGTGGGCATCGGCGTCGGCGCCGTGACCGGCCTCATGTCGCTGTCGCAGGTCTCGGACATCAGGTCGGGCTGCGAGGGCCGACGCTGCCCGGCCGAGCTGCAGGCCGACGCGGATGCGGCGGCCACGCTGGGCCATGTGTCCACCGTGAGCTTCATCGTGGGCGCGGCGGCGGCCGCGACGGGCGTCGTGCTGCTCGTGGTCCGGCCCGGCGGCGGCAGCGAGGCCGCGGGCGCGCCTGCGGCTGCGGGCGGGCCGCCGCGAGCGCCGCGCGGCGTGGTCTGGAGCGCCGGGGTGGGCCTCGGGCGGATCGAGCTCCAGGGGAAGTTCTGA
- a CDS encoding DUF6748 domain-containing protein yields MFNLTHHRLSLLALLGVLAVPALACEAPREGGLAGDLAEAELDVEDDVGALAAADVAVADYFIATHPDYRKCVAPICGGHFVARVNTSVTRCADGTWQEECHMFELDLSGLGLDRSTEAKAREAFGAGQALVRGGLKQVALGDLRSRPADVLVASEIWLGATGNTPKGHFSRVDSTGIVCVTYPCPSFSEHGLNTDLSGPLDGVDLSASGATAKQVEGGMKALSTAGLLVAGQHAIITGPAGSMNRLDAAEFYLRLK; encoded by the coding sequence ATGTTCAACCTCACGCATCATCGCCTCTCGCTGCTCGCCCTGCTCGGCGTGCTGGCCGTGCCAGCGCTCGCCTGCGAAGCCCCGCGCGAGGGCGGCCTCGCGGGGGACCTCGCCGAGGCCGAGCTCGACGTCGAGGACGATGTCGGCGCGCTGGCCGCTGCCGATGTCGCCGTGGCGGACTATTTCATCGCGACCCATCCTGACTACCGAAAATGCGTCGCGCCGATCTGCGGCGGCCATTTCGTCGCCCGCGTCAACACCAGCGTGACCCGCTGCGCCGATGGAACTTGGCAAGAAGAATGCCATATGTTCGAGCTGGATCTGTCCGGGCTCGGCCTCGACCGCTCGACCGAGGCCAAAGCAAGAGAGGCGTTCGGCGCCGGGCAGGCGCTGGTCCGCGGCGGCCTGAAGCAGGTCGCGCTCGGCGACCTGCGGTCGCGGCCGGCTGACGTCCTCGTCGCCAGCGAGATCTGGCTCGGGGCGACGGGCAATACGCCGAAGGGCCACTTTTCTCGGGTCGACAGCACCGGGATCGTGTGCGTGACGTATCCCTGTCCCTCCTTCTCCGAGCATGGCCTGAACACCGACCTGAGCGGTCCGCTCGACGGCGTCGATCTGTCCGCGTCCGGGGCCACGGCGAAGCAGGTCGAAGGCGGCATGAAGGCGCTCTCCACGGCCGGTCTGCTGGTCGCCGGTCAACATGCGATCATCACCGGTCCGGCCGGCTCGATGAACCGCCTCGACGCGGCGGAGTTCTACCTGCGCCTGAAGTGA
- a CDS encoding monooxygenase — protein MRTTTSLIALLGATALFGCSSSSPTPQPSEDEILAPPAEGTGVQYRMVSTLQPAQEIERCQLFVAPPEGLNVNREVVRFSGGSHHVLLYTTPYTSIPTETRRGVALDATQVHDCNDGPQADWEVNGVVAGSQSPDGNSFLGDLPDGVALKVPPGTVLLMNTHYLNSSSNPIETDARINLYTIADDEVEVEAGMLFHYNPFISVPAHGSSTARMRCVTENDISVVRIQSHMHRRGVGYAANKVALDGTMTELYAHDRWEGVPSKEFSPFLEVKAGESLDYHCDFNNVEDRNIAQGLTTRDEMCMLIGPYFPRSPAYENCRTEEGLEAATWFGDGQTTCAQAFECLGSAQDDAAAYGCVVNSCESVGPQLSAALACQMTGGNGACIEACDGQDAEACNTCIGTACGAEMEACQAATCD, from the coding sequence ATGCGAACAACGACCTCACTCATCGCTCTCCTCGGTGCAACTGCGCTCTTCGGCTGTTCTTCCTCGAGCCCCACCCCTCAACCCTCCGAGGACGAGATCCTGGCGCCGCCGGCCGAGGGCACCGGCGTGCAGTATCGGATGGTCTCCACGCTCCAGCCGGCGCAGGAGATCGAGCGCTGCCAGCTGTTCGTCGCGCCGCCGGAGGGGCTCAACGTCAACCGGGAGGTGGTGCGGTTCTCCGGCGGGAGCCACCACGTGCTCCTGTACACGACGCCCTACACGTCGATCCCGACCGAGACGCGCCGCGGCGTCGCCCTGGACGCGACCCAGGTCCACGACTGCAACGACGGCCCCCAGGCCGACTGGGAGGTCAACGGCGTGGTCGCCGGCTCCCAGTCGCCCGACGGCAACTCCTTCCTGGGCGATCTCCCGGACGGCGTGGCGCTCAAGGTCCCGCCGGGCACGGTGCTCCTCATGAACACCCATTACCTGAACTCGTCGTCCAACCCCATCGAGACCGACGCGCGCATCAACCTCTACACGATCGCGGACGACGAGGTGGAGGTCGAGGCGGGCATGCTCTTCCATTACAACCCCTTCATCAGCGTGCCGGCGCACGGAAGCTCCACGGCGCGGATGCGTTGTGTCACCGAGAACGATATCTCTGTCGTGAGGATCCAGTCGCACATGCACCGGCGCGGAGTCGGCTATGCCGCGAACAAGGTCGCTCTCGACGGCACGATGACGGAGCTCTATGCCCACGACAGGTGGGAGGGGGTCCCGTCGAAGGAGTTCTCGCCCTTCCTCGAGGTCAAGGCGGGAGAGTCCCTGGACTACCACTGCGACTTCAACAACGTCGAGGATCGCAACATCGCGCAGGGCCTGACCACCCGCGACGAGATGTGCATGCTGATCGGGCCGTACTTCCCGCGCTCCCCGGCCTACGAGAACTGCCGGACGGAGGAGGGCCTGGAGGCCGCGACGTGGTTCGGCGACGGGCAGACCACGTGCGCCCAGGCGTTCGAGTGCCTCGGCAGCGCCCAGGATGACGCCGCGGCCTACGGCTGCGTGGTGAACAGCTGCGAGAGCGTCGGCCCCCAGCTCTCGGCGGCGCTCGCTTGCCAGATGACGGGAGGGAACGGCGCCTGCATCGAGGCGTGCGACGGCCAGGACGCCGAGGCCTGCAATACCTGCATCGGCACGGCGTGCGGCGCGGAGATGGAGGCCTGTCAGGCCGCGACGTGCGACTGA
- a CDS encoding LysR family transcriptional regulator, whose protein sequence is MGDDEEARDRPGVLLDARLGRHVDPRRLGALGHGGSHLHLSRAPARGMLAGVVDWDDVRHFLALARTGSVRAAGSMLGVSHSTVARRVEALEARLGVKLFDRHRDGYQLTDAGNEMVSGAERVEREMAALERGIAGQDARLEGPVRVTCTDPFIAKILLRALAGLCEQHPGIELELDADAKNLDLSKREADVAVRALLPGAAPPEHLIGRRLAPITLCSYVATAHAARLDPERGARPARWLGSSVHRIVKELVASSSYPEVPIWGTFESMAIMVEAAHAGLGFVMLPTYAGDPEPGLQRLARPDLRHVADFWLLSHRDLRDNARLRAAREGISAAMAERAALFRGEAEGWRETAPLRHETAPGAAAPRA, encoded by the coding sequence TTGGGAGACGATGAGGAGGCGCGCGATCGACCAGGCGTTCTTCTTGACGCGCGCCTCGGCCGCCACGTCGACCCGCGGCGCCTCGGCGCCCTCGGTCACGGCGGCTCGCATCTGCATCTGTCGCGCGCGCCCGCCCGGGGTATGCTGGCCGGCGTCGTGGACTGGGATGACGTGCGCCATTTTCTCGCGCTCGCTCGAACGGGCTCCGTGCGCGCGGCGGGCTCGATGCTCGGCGTGAGCCACTCGACCGTGGCGCGGCGGGTCGAGGCCCTCGAGGCGCGGCTCGGCGTGAAGCTGTTCGACCGGCACCGCGACGGGTACCAGCTGACGGACGCGGGCAACGAGATGGTCTCGGGGGCGGAGCGCGTCGAGCGGGAGATGGCCGCGCTGGAGCGCGGCATCGCCGGGCAAGACGCGCGGCTCGAGGGGCCCGTGCGGGTGACCTGCACCGACCCGTTCATCGCGAAGATCCTCCTCCGCGCCCTCGCCGGCCTCTGCGAGCAGCATCCCGGCATCGAGCTCGAGCTGGATGCCGACGCCAAGAACCTGGATCTGTCGAAGCGCGAGGCCGACGTCGCGGTGCGCGCGCTCTTGCCCGGCGCGGCCCCGCCGGAGCACCTGATCGGGCGGCGGCTCGCCCCCATCACCCTCTGCAGCTACGTCGCGACCGCGCACGCTGCCCGGCTCGACCCCGAGCGCGGCGCGCGCCCCGCGCGCTGGCTCGGATCCAGCGTGCACAGGATCGTCAAGGAGCTCGTCGCGTCGTCGAGCTATCCCGAGGTTCCGATCTGGGGCACGTTCGAGTCGATGGCGATCATGGTGGAGGCCGCGCACGCGGGCCTCGGCTTCGTGATGTTGCCCACCTACGCCGGCGATCCGGAGCCCGGGTTGCAGCGGCTCGCGAGGCCGGACCTGCGCCACGTCGCCGATTTCTGGCTCCTCAGCCACCGCGACCTCCGGGACAACGCGCGCCTGCGGGCCGCGCGCGAGGGCATCAGCGCGGCGATGGCGGAGCGCGCGGCGCTGTTTCGCGGCGAGGCCGAGGGGTGGCGCGAAACTGCGCCCCTGCGTCACGAAACTGCACCGGGCGCAGCCGCGCCGCGTGCGTAG
- a CDS encoding glycoside hydrolase family 75 protein yields MRTLALRARRGWRVGALAALALSGGSACTSISGIGDLEFGVGQGGGGTGAGGVGQGGAGGSGAGGGSTGGSGASEGGAGAGEGGAGEGGTGGGGHGGSGGGAGEGGAGGGQPPGPPTAAELLALTASCRPASSGSFRNAFDGSAEPGISVCQLNGAYFWQAGMGIDCDGLSHESSECPSSTAHTALADAQGNALDSVHLPFVVAPNSWPAECDAVAWNHRDAGVELGAVVAVIRGDTVAYGILGDTGECDTIGMGSYAMAQAVGIERPGAGVASGVTYIAFAGPRAVVDPVEDHAKAEELGIQLAAQLLTAP; encoded by the coding sequence ATGCGAACGCTGGCGCTGCGCGCGAGGAGGGGCTGGCGTGTCGGAGCGCTCGCGGCCCTGGCGCTCTCCGGCGGCAGCGCGTGCACGAGCATCTCCGGGATCGGCGATCTCGAGTTCGGTGTCGGCCAGGGCGGGGGAGGCACAGGCGCGGGCGGCGTCGGCCAGGGCGGCGCAGGCGGGAGCGGCGCAGGCGGCGGCAGCACAGGCGGGAGCGGCGCAAGCGAGGGAGGCGCTGGCGCCGGCGAGGGGGGCGCTGGCGAGGGGGGCACAGGCGGGGGAGGCCACGGGGGCAGCGGCGGCGGGGCCGGCGAGGGCGGCGCCGGCGGGGGTCAGCCGCCGGGCCCTCCGACGGCGGCGGAGCTGCTCGCGCTCACGGCGTCGTGCCGCCCGGCCTCGTCGGGAAGCTTCAGGAACGCGTTCGACGGCAGCGCGGAGCCCGGCATTTCTGTCTGCCAGCTGAACGGGGCGTACTTCTGGCAAGCCGGGATGGGGATCGACTGCGACGGTTTGTCCCACGAGTCCTCCGAGTGCCCCTCGTCGACGGCTCACACGGCGCTGGCCGACGCGCAGGGAAACGCGCTCGACTCGGTCCATCTCCCGTTCGTCGTCGCCCCCAACAGCTGGCCCGCCGAATGCGACGCGGTGGCGTGGAACCACAGAGACGCCGGCGTCGAGCTGGGGGCCGTTGTGGCGGTCATCCGCGGCGACACGGTCGCCTATGGCATCCTCGGCGACACGGGGGAGTGCGATACGATCGGGATGGGCTCGTACGCGATGGCGCAGGCCGTGGGCATCGAGCGGCCGGGCGCCGGGGTGGCGAGCGGCGTCACCTACATCGCCTTCGCGGGGCCGCGGGCGGTCGTCGATCCCGTCGAGGACCACGCGAAGGCCGAGGAGCTGGGGATCCAGCTCGCGGCCCAGCTCCTCACGGCTCCCTGA
- a CDS encoding class I SAM-dependent methyltransferase, translating to MTTMTADAKFWDDLAEKYAAKPVANVAAFERKKAITRERLRPRSTVLEIGCGTGSLALEMSQFAGHIHAMDVSGEMIRIANQKKQSQGAANVTFRQGTLDGPTPYEPEHFDSAWAYSILHLVPDRRRTLKTIFDLLKPGGSFISSNVCLGSTWLPYGAIITVMRWFGKAPFVYTYDRETILREMREAGFVEIEERDVGAGKMVAFLVAKKPG from the coding sequence ATGACCACCATGACCGCCGACGCCAAGTTCTGGGACGACCTCGCCGAGAAGTACGCCGCCAAGCCGGTGGCGAACGTCGCGGCCTTCGAGCGCAAGAAGGCCATCACCCGCGAGCGCCTGCGCCCGCGCTCGACAGTCCTCGAGATCGGCTGCGGCACCGGCTCGCTCGCCCTGGAGATGTCGCAGTTCGCGGGCCACATCCACGCGATGGACGTCTCTGGCGAGATGATCCGCATCGCCAACCAGAAGAAGCAGTCCCAAGGCGCGGCCAACGTCACCTTCCGCCAGGGCACGCTGGACGGACCTACCCCGTACGAGCCCGAGCACTTCGACAGCGCCTGGGCTTACTCCATCCTCCACCTCGTCCCCGATCGGAGGCGCACCCTCAAGACGATCTTCGACCTCCTCAAGCCGGGCGGCTCGTTCATCTCGTCCAATGTCTGCCTCGGCAGCACCTGGCTACCTTACGGCGCGATCATCACGGTGATGCGCTGGTTCGGGAAGGCGCCGTTCGTCTACACCTACGATCGCGAGACGATCCTCCGCGAGATGCGCGAGGCAGGGTTCGTCGAGATCGAGGAGAGGGACGTTGGTGCTGGGAAGATGGTTGCGTTCCTCGTGGCGAAGAAGCCGGGGTAG
- a CDS encoding glycosyltransferase, with amino-acid sequence MFRMSRMCRPLCAVFAEAPAHRARAGRTLRALRLAGLAPVDLTAAPLAAAAEELAAGPVWLVRGGAWPAPSAALEPFPPPSDTGLPLCALGAVLAPIDLPAIVPARSDATAWVDADATAWAELLRATGGELSRAARARRAPGLPRAASVYLDGALAAGVAARLGAGEPLDAALQGELGARRARVVRHAPLDVCDDAAPRVAQVVTSLQQGGAERIAIDLARELPRRGVRSLVCAVYRPTRATFAAPPGALDLSDARGDREARFDALARGLAAWGADLAHAHLLDAEDLARLSARGFRPLVTVHNVAAGWPAGLERLAPDDAALLVACARAVEAELAERALPIPARTVWNGIDLAPAEAARRSGSAEAAAWRRRLEIAPDDLVLLAVANPRPQKRLHLLPGILAATRAALAAAGDPRAARLVIAGSASPGSEQALAAEAEIRREVDRLGLRAEVRFAGAVGDVAGLLAAADVLVSPSAHEGLSLAHLEALAAGLPVVATGAGGTAEIAAEPPAMVHLPLDAAPERFAGAIVAAARAGAAGDARDPSTGGREVAAEARAGVGPPSGREVVARHFSLARMAEGYARLYPRAIARNRGLRRGDGLLLVTNNFSMGGAQSSARRLLLGLAGAGVRGRAAVIEEQPEYPTPGRRALEAAGIPVLAVPPPADIEPAEAVERLLRAIEEDPPEAVLMWNVIAEHKVLLADGLLDVPLFDISPGEMYFASLRRYFASPRRGLPYSAPRDYGARLAGVIVKYGAEAALAAEVLGAPAHVVPNGVALGPRPVAAPCSPAPEQRASGGGRALLAIGTAARIHPHKKLDELLAALRLAAPRLPPHVLRIAGGVERGAEAHAEELRRMAAGLPVEWVGELADTRAFLRELDVFALIAEPAGCPNASLEAMAEGLPVVATAVGGMSEQVDDGVTGRLVPPGDAEALAAALAELGADAARRARMGAAGWERARERFSLERMVADYVGVCLGGRDAPAR; translated from the coding sequence ATGTTTCGCATGTCCCGCATGTGCCGCCCGCTCTGCGCCGTCTTCGCCGAGGCGCCCGCGCACCGCGCCCGCGCCGGCCGCACGCTGCGCGCGCTCCGGCTCGCCGGGCTCGCGCCGGTCGACCTCACGGCGGCGCCGCTCGCGGCCGCGGCGGAGGAACTCGCGGCGGGGCCGGTGTGGCTCGTGCGCGGGGGCGCCTGGCCTGCGCCCTCCGCCGCGCTCGAGCCGTTCCCGCCGCCGAGCGACACCGGGCTACCGCTCTGCGCGCTCGGCGCCGTCCTTGCGCCGATCGATCTGCCGGCGATCGTCCCTGCGCGCTCCGACGCCACGGCGTGGGTCGACGCCGACGCCACGGCGTGGGCCGAGCTGCTGCGCGCCACGGGCGGCGAGCTGAGCCGCGCCGCGCGCGCCCGCCGCGCTCCGGGGCTACCCCGCGCGGCGAGCGTGTACCTCGACGGGGCGCTCGCCGCGGGCGTCGCGGCGCGGCTCGGCGCGGGCGAGCCGCTCGACGCCGCGCTCCAGGGCGAGCTCGGGGCGCGGCGGGCGCGCGTGGTGCGGCACGCGCCGCTCGACGTGTGCGACGACGCGGCGCCGCGGGTCGCGCAGGTGGTGACCAGCTTGCAGCAGGGGGGCGCCGAGCGGATCGCGATCGACCTCGCCAGGGAGCTGCCGCGGCGCGGCGTGCGCTCGCTCGTCTGCGCGGTGTACCGGCCGACCCGCGCCACGTTCGCCGCGCCGCCGGGGGCGCTGGATCTGTCCGATGCGCGCGGCGATCGGGAGGCGCGCTTCGACGCGCTCGCCCGCGGGCTCGCCGCGTGGGGCGCGGATCTCGCGCACGCGCACCTGCTCGACGCCGAGGATCTCGCGCGGCTGTCCGCGCGCGGGTTCCGGCCGCTCGTCACGGTGCATAACGTGGCTGCGGGCTGGCCGGCGGGCCTGGAGCGCCTCGCTCCGGACGACGCGGCGCTGCTCGTCGCGTGTGCGCGCGCGGTCGAGGCGGAGCTCGCGGAGCGCGCGCTGCCGATCCCGGCGCGCACGGTCTGGAACGGCATCGACCTCGCGCCTGCGGAGGCGGCGCGCCGGTCCGGGTCGGCGGAGGCCGCGGCGTGGCGGCGGCGTCTCGAGATCGCGCCGGACGACCTCGTGCTGCTCGCCGTGGCGAACCCGCGGCCGCAGAAGCGGCTGCACCTGCTGCCTGGAATCCTCGCGGCCACGCGGGCCGCGCTGGCGGCGGCCGGCGATCCGCGGGCGGCTCGGCTCGTCATCGCCGGGAGCGCCTCGCCCGGCAGCGAGCAGGCGCTGGCCGCGGAGGCGGAGATCCGACGCGAGGTCGACCGGCTCGGCCTGCGCGCCGAGGTGCGCTTCGCGGGGGCGGTCGGCGACGTCGCCGGCCTGCTCGCGGCGGCCGACGTCCTCGTGTCGCCGAGCGCCCACGAGGGGCTGAGCCTCGCGCACCTGGAGGCGCTCGCGGCGGGCCTCCCGGTCGTCGCGACCGGCGCCGGCGGCACCGCGGAGATCGCGGCCGAGCCGCCGGCGATGGTCCACCTGCCGCTCGACGCCGCGCCCGAGCGGTTCGCCGGGGCGATCGTGGCCGCGGCGCGCGCCGGCGCCGCGGGCGATGCGCGCGACCCGTCGACAGGCGGCCGGGAGGTCGCGGCGGAGGCGCGCGCCGGCGTGGGGCCGCCGAGCGGCCGGGAGGTCGTGGCGCGGCACTTCAGCCTCGCGCGGATGGCCGAGGGCTACGCGCGGCTCTACCCGCGGGCGATCGCGCGGAACCGCGGCCTGCGCCGGGGCGACGGGCTGCTCCTCGTCACGAACAACTTCTCGATGGGCGGGGCCCAGTCGAGCGCGCGCCGGCTGCTGCTCGGCCTCGCGGGGGCCGGCGTGCGCGGCCGGGCGGCCGTGATCGAGGAGCAGCCGGAGTACCCGACGCCGGGGCGGCGCGCGCTCGAGGCCGCGGGCATCCCGGTGCTGGCGGTGCCTCCGCCGGCAGACATCGAGCCGGCCGAGGCGGTGGAGCGGCTGCTGCGCGCGATCGAGGAGGACCCGCCCGAGGCCGTGCTGATGTGGAACGTGATCGCCGAGCACAAGGTGCTCCTGGCCGACGGGCTGCTCGACGTCCCGCTCTTCGACATCAGCCCGGGCGAGATGTACTTCGCCTCGCTGCGCCGGTATTTCGCGTCGCCGCGCCGCGGGCTGCCCTACAGCGCGCCGCGCGACTACGGCGCTCGCCTTGCGGGGGTGATCGTCAAGTACGGGGCCGAGGCGGCGCTCGCCGCCGAGGTGCTCGGGGCGCCGGCGCACGTCGTGCCGAACGGCGTGGCCCTCGGCCCGCGCCCGGTTGCGGCGCCGTGCTCGCCGGCGCCCGAGCAGCGCGCGTCCGGCGGCGGGCGCGCGCTGCTCGCGATCGGGACGGCGGCGCGGATCCACCCGCACAAGAAGCTCGACGAGCTCCTCGCGGCGCTGCGCCTCGCGGCGCCGCGCTTGCCGCCGCACGTGCTGCGCATCGCGGGCGGCGTGGAGCGCGGCGCCGAGGCGCACGCCGAGGAGCTGCGGCGGATGGCGGCGGGGCTGCCGGTCGAGTGGGTCGGCGAGCTCGCCGACACGCGCGCGTTCCTGCGAGAGCTCGACGTGTTCGCGCTGATCGCCGAGCCTGCCGGGTGCCCGAACGCGTCGCTGGAGGCGATGGCCGAGGGGCTGCCGGTGGTGGCCACCGCGGTCGGCGGCATGTCCGAGCAGGTGGACGACGGCGTGACGGGCCGGCTGGTGCCGCCGGGCGACGCGGAGGCGCTCGCCGCGGCGCTCGCGGAGCTCGGCGCCGATGCGGCGCGGCGGGCGCGCATGGGGGCGGCGGGGTGGGAGCGCGCGCGGGAGCGGTTCTCGCTGGAGAGGATGGTCGCCGACTACGTGGGCGTGTGCCTGGGCGGGCGGGACGCGCCGGCGAGGTGA
- a CDS encoding formylglycine-generating enzyme family protein codes for MQPRATACGLPPAIVLGAAVAFLAPASARAADPAPAVAIDLGGVQLELVLVKAGRFRQGSPPAEAGRGDDEAVRDVTLGRDFYLGKFPVTVGQFARFAAETGYRTEAEVGASGGFGFDGKGLSQRKEFTWRTPGFPQTDVHPVTLVTFKDAGEFTRWLTQKTGRAFDLPTEAQWEYADRAGTQTRFYAGDNDSAAAAVGWFKANAGSGTRPVGQKQPNAFGLHDMSGNVYEWCRDWYGPYAPGPAVDPEQTAPPAGDKPRRVLRGGSWLKDAKHLRAAARYRNDPGSRNADNGFRVVAALSASAAAAAPGPTPPPAATAQAPRSSSWSTAAMVGFVGGGVVLASAVVGLIGLLVHRAVGRRPMAGGPPGVTFRPQGDGFWLHAPPHLHGSVLHYRCLVKGAMRRASVPIEPGPRGQFVYTGGVPSAVEVEQIGAAAWAAPRAAGWAAAPSAAPRAAVGAAGRRSRDRISSAPDVAAAAPFRGYPSAY; via the coding sequence GTGCAGCCTCGCGCCACCGCCTGCGGCCTCCCTCCTGCGATCGTCCTCGGGGCGGCCGTCGCCTTCCTCGCTCCGGCCTCGGCGCGGGCCGCGGACCCGGCCCCGGCCGTCGCGATCGACCTCGGGGGGGTGCAGCTCGAGCTCGTGCTGGTGAAGGCGGGGCGCTTCCGCCAGGGCTCGCCGCCCGCGGAGGCCGGGCGCGGCGACGATGAGGCGGTCCGGGACGTGACCCTCGGCCGCGACTTCTACCTGGGGAAGTTTCCGGTCACGGTCGGGCAGTTCGCGCGCTTCGCCGCGGAGACCGGCTACCGCACGGAGGCCGAGGTCGGCGCCTCCGGCGGGTTCGGGTTCGACGGCAAGGGCCTCTCGCAGCGCAAGGAGTTCACCTGGAGGACTCCCGGCTTCCCGCAGACCGACGTGCACCCGGTGACGCTGGTGACCTTCAAGGACGCGGGCGAGTTCACTCGCTGGCTGACGCAGAAGACCGGCCGCGCCTTCGACCTGCCGACGGAGGCGCAATGGGAGTACGCCGACCGCGCGGGGACCCAGACGCGGTTCTATGCGGGGGACAACGACAGCGCCGCGGCCGCCGTCGGGTGGTTCAAGGCCAACGCGGGGAGCGGGACGAGGCCTGTCGGGCAGAAGCAGCCGAACGCCTTCGGCCTGCACGACATGAGCGGCAATGTCTACGAGTGGTGTCGCGACTGGTACGGCCCCTATGCGCCCGGGCCGGCGGTCGACCCCGAGCAGACGGCGCCCCCGGCCGGCGACAAGCCCCGGCGCGTGCTGCGCGGCGGGTCGTGGCTCAAGGACGCGAAGCACCTGCGCGCCGCGGCGCGGTACCGCAACGACCCCGGCAGCCGCAACGCGGACAACGGCTTCCGCGTGGTCGCCGCGCTCTCGGCGAGCGCCGCTGCCGCGGCGCCCGGCCCGACCCCGCCGCCGGCGGCGACCGCGCAGGCGCCTCGCTCGAGCTCCTGGTCGACCGCGGCGATGGTGGGGTTCGTCGGCGGCGGCGTCGTCCTGGCCAGCGCCGTCGTCGGCCTCATCGGCCTGCTCGTGCACCGCGCGGTCGGCCGCAGGCCCATGGCCGGGGGGCCGCCCGGCGTGACGTTCCGGCCGCAGGGCGACGGCTTCTGGCTGCACGCGCCCCCGCACCTGCACGGGTCGGTGCTCCACTACCGCTGCCTCGTGAAGGGCGCGATGCGGCGCGCGTCGGTCCCGATCGAGCCGGGCCCGCGCGGGCAGTTCGTCTACACGGGCGGCGTCCCGTCCGCGGTGGAGGTGGAGCAGATCGGCGCGGCCGCGTGGGCAGCGCCGCGTGCGGCCGGGTGGGCCGCGGCGCCGTCCGCCGCGCCGCGCGCGGCCGTGGGCGCCGCGGGTCGACGCTCGAGGGACCGCATCTCGAGCGCGCCCGACGTGGCCGCCGCCGCGCCGTTCCGCGGCTATCCGTCGGCCTACTGA